One window of Streptomyces sp. FIT100 genomic DNA carries:
- a CDS encoding helix-turn-helix domain-containing protein, giving the protein MTGPVDHPLVTAVKPLVDAMGAQILLPEQARPDDVVLTWEGEDVLAVRLPQLSDSLDHILAAMERGYGMPLSELDRKVKQSVVRTLEARGAFSVRHGVETVASALGVSRFTVYNYLNRENAAKGE; this is encoded by the coding sequence GTGACCGGCCCCGTCGACCACCCGCTCGTCACCGCGGTGAAGCCGCTGGTGGATGCCATGGGCGCGCAGATCCTGCTGCCCGAGCAGGCCCGGCCCGACGATGTCGTGCTCACCTGGGAGGGCGAGGACGTGCTCGCCGTACGGCTCCCGCAGCTCTCCGACTCGCTCGACCACATCCTGGCGGCGATGGAGCGAGGCTACGGAATGCCGCTCTCCGAGCTCGACCGCAAGGTGAAGCAGTCGGTCGTACGGACCCTGGAGGCCCGCGGCGCCTTCTCCGTTCGGCACGGCGTGGAGACCGTCGCGAGCGCGCTCGGCGTCAGCCGTTTCACCGTCTACAACTACCTGAACAGGGAAAACGCCGCCAAGGGTGAATGA
- the uraD gene encoding 2-oxo-4-hydroxy-4-carboxy-5-ureidoimidazoline decarboxylase, whose amino-acid sequence MTSSSSTPGLARFNALEEHAAAAALHEACASSAWGSKLLAQRPYATAEALFAASDAAMAELTAGDLAEAMAGHPPIGRPKSGDPTSAREQSGMAGATDALKAEMLELNLAYQERFGHVFLICATGRTGEQMRDAVRERIGNTPEREREIVRTELGKINRIRLSRLLEEETA is encoded by the coding sequence GTGACTTCGAGTTCTTCGACACCGGGCCTCGCCCGGTTCAACGCCCTGGAGGAGCACGCGGCCGCCGCCGCCCTCCACGAGGCGTGTGCCAGCTCGGCATGGGGGAGCAAACTGCTCGCCCAGCGCCCGTACGCCACCGCGGAAGCCCTCTTCGCCGCCAGTGACGCCGCCATGGCCGAGCTGACCGCCGGCGATCTGGCCGAGGCGATGGCGGGCCACCCGCCGATCGGCCGGCCGAAGTCCGGGGACCCGACCTCCGCCCGCGAGCAGAGCGGCATGGCCGGTGCCACCGACGCGCTCAAGGCCGAGATGCTGGAGCTCAACCTGGCCTACCAGGAGAGGTTCGGGCACGTCTTCCTGATCTGCGCCACCGGCAGGACCGGCGAGCAGATGCGGGACGCCGTCCGCGAGCGCATCGGCAACACGCCCGAGCGGGAGCGCGAGATCGTCCGCACCGAACTGGGCAAGATCAACCGTATCCGGCTGAGCCGACTGCTCGAAGAGGAAACCGCATGA
- the uraH gene encoding hydroxyisourate hydrolase gives MSTDTTASVSTHILDTSIGRPAGGVAVSLSARGGSGAQWAVLGGSATDADGRCKDLPALPEGTTHVRLDFATEAYFTADKQADAQQDAPANRDSGAAGAFFPEVAITFAVVPGEHYHVPLLLNPFGYSVYRGS, from the coding sequence ATGAGCACCGACACCACCGCCTCCGTGTCCACCCACATCCTGGACACCAGCATCGGCCGCCCCGCCGGGGGCGTCGCCGTCTCCCTGTCGGCCCGCGGCGGGTCCGGCGCGCAGTGGGCGGTGCTCGGCGGATCCGCGACCGATGCGGACGGGCGCTGCAAGGACCTGCCGGCACTGCCGGAGGGAACGACCCACGTACGTCTCGACTTCGCGACCGAGGCGTACTTCACCGCAGACAAGCAAGCCGATGCGCAGCAGGACGCCCCCGCGAATCGGGACAGCGGTGCGGCCGGAGCGTTCTTCCCGGAGGTGGCGATCACATTCGCCGTCGTACCGGGGGAGCACTACCACGTACCGCTGCTGCTCAACCCGTTCGGCTACTCCGTTTACCGAGGGAGCTAG
- the pucL gene encoding factor-independent urate hydroxylase: protein MPTILGQNQYGKAENRVVKITRDGATHHIKDLNVSVSLSGDMEEVHYSGSNANVLPTDTTKNTVYAFAKEYGIESAEQFGIHLARHFVTSQEPIHQARIRIEEYTWERIETSDANSRFIGADEVKHSFVRKGQETRVTQITYDGERWEVISGLKDLIVMNSTNSEFWGYVKDRYTTLQEAYDRILATQVSGRWRFNWTDDEQRMPNWEKSYAQVRKHMLQAFAETYSLSLQQTLYQMGSRIINNRSEIDEVRFSLPNKHHFLVDLEPFGLKNDNEVYFAADRPYGLIEATILRDGVEPRIPVDMTNL, encoded by the coding sequence ATGCCCACGATTCTGGGACAGAACCAGTACGGCAAGGCCGAGAACCGAGTCGTCAAGATCACGCGGGACGGCGCCACCCACCACATCAAGGACCTCAATGTGTCGGTGTCGCTGAGCGGCGACATGGAAGAGGTCCACTACTCGGGCTCCAACGCGAACGTCCTGCCGACGGACACCACCAAGAACACGGTGTACGCCTTCGCCAAGGAGTACGGCATCGAGTCCGCCGAGCAGTTCGGCATCCACCTCGCCCGTCACTTCGTGACCTCCCAGGAGCCGATCCACCAGGCGCGCATCCGTATCGAGGAGTACACCTGGGAGCGCATCGAGACCTCCGACGCCAACTCCCGCTTCATCGGCGCGGACGAGGTCAAGCACTCCTTCGTCCGCAAGGGCCAGGAGACCCGGGTCACCCAGATCACCTACGACGGTGAGCGGTGGGAGGTCATCTCCGGACTCAAGGACCTGATCGTGATGAACTCGACCAACTCCGAGTTCTGGGGCTACGTCAAGGACAGGTACACGACCCTCCAGGAGGCGTACGACCGCATCCTGGCCACCCAGGTCTCCGGCCGCTGGCGGTTCAACTGGACCGACGACGAGCAGCGGATGCCGAACTGGGAGAAGTCCTACGCGCAGGTCAGGAAGCACATGCTGCAGGCCTTCGCGGAGACCTACTCGCTCTCGCTCCAGCAGACGCTGTACCAGATGGGCTCGCGCATCATCAACAACCGGTCGGAGATCGACGAGGTCCGCTTCTCCCTCCCGAACAAGCACCACTTCCTCGTCGACCTGGAGCCCTTCGGGCTCAAGAACGACAACGAGGTCTACTTCGCGGCCGATCGGCCCTACGGCCTGATCGAGGCCACGATCCTGCGGGACGGCGTCGAACCGCGCATCCCGGTCGACATGACCAACCTCTGA
- a CDS encoding 8-oxoguanine deaminase, translated as MAAPAAAPRIVIENCAIATVDATDTEYASGHVVVAGNRIESVGAGKAPENLENVVRRIDGTGHLATPGLVNTHHHFYQWITRGLATDHNLFDWLVALYPTWARIDETMAYSAAQGSLAMMARGGVTTAMDHHYVYPKGSGDLSGAIIRAAAEMGVRFTLARGSMDRSEKDGGLPPDFAVETLEGALAATEETIDKHHDASFDAMTQIAVAPCSPFSVSTDLLKQGAQLARRKGVRLHTHGSETVEEEKFCHELFGMGPTAYFESTGWLGEDVWMAHCVHMNDSDIEAFARTRTGVAHCPSSNARLAAGIARVPDMLAAGVPVGLGVDGTASNESGELHTELRNALLINRLNPAHREAALNARQALRLGTYGGAQVLGRAGQIGSLEPGKLADLVLWKLDTLAHASIADPVTALVLGAAAPVTLSLVNGKPVVENSRLLHADEDAIARSTRDEAQRLARIAAQG; from the coding sequence ATGGCAGCACCGGCAGCAGCCCCGCGCATCGTCATCGAGAACTGTGCGATCGCGACCGTGGACGCCACGGACACCGAGTACGCATCCGGTCATGTCGTCGTCGCCGGCAACCGGATCGAGTCCGTCGGCGCGGGCAAGGCCCCCGAGAACCTGGAGAACGTGGTCCGCCGCATCGACGGCACCGGCCACCTGGCCACCCCGGGCCTGGTCAACACGCACCACCACTTCTACCAGTGGATCACCCGCGGTCTCGCCACCGACCACAACCTCTTCGACTGGCTGGTCGCGCTCTACCCGACCTGGGCCCGCATCGACGAGACGATGGCGTACTCCGCCGCCCAGGGCTCGCTCGCCATGATGGCCCGCGGCGGCGTCACCACCGCGATGGACCACCACTACGTCTACCCGAAGGGCTCCGGCGACCTCTCCGGCGCGATCATCCGCGCCGCCGCCGAGATGGGTGTCCGCTTCACCCTCGCCCGCGGCTCCATGGACCGCAGCGAGAAGGACGGCGGACTGCCGCCGGACTTCGCCGTCGAGACCCTCGAAGGCGCCCTCGCCGCCACCGAGGAGACCATCGACAAGCACCACGACGCCTCCTTCGACGCGATGACCCAGATCGCCGTCGCCCCCTGCTCCCCCTTCTCCGTCTCCACCGACCTGCTGAAGCAGGGCGCCCAGCTCGCCCGCCGCAAGGGCGTACGGCTGCACACCCACGGCAGCGAGACCGTGGAGGAGGAGAAGTTCTGCCACGAGCTGTTCGGCATGGGCCCGACCGCCTACTTCGAGTCGACCGGATGGCTCGGCGAGGACGTGTGGATGGCCCACTGCGTCCACATGAACGACTCCGACATCGAGGCGTTCGCCCGGACGCGGACCGGCGTCGCCCACTGCCCGTCGTCCAACGCCCGCCTCGCCGCGGGCATCGCCCGCGTCCCCGACATGCTCGCCGCAGGCGTGCCGGTCGGCCTCGGCGTCGACGGCACCGCGTCCAACGAGTCGGGCGAGCTCCACACCGAGCTGCGCAACGCCCTGCTGATCAACCGGCTCAACCCGGCCCACCGCGAGGCCGCACTCAACGCCCGCCAGGCACTGCGCCTCGGCACCTACGGCGGTGCCCAAGTGCTGGGCCGCGCCGGGCAGATCGGTTCGCTGGAGCCCGGCAAGCTCGCCGACCTGGTGCTCTGGAAGCTGGACACCCTGGCCCACGCCTCCATCGCCGACCCGGTGACCGCCCTCGTCCTCGGCGCGGCGGCCCCGGTCACGCTCTCCCTCGTCAACGGCAAACCGGTCGTCGAGAACAGCCGGCTGCTCCACGCCGACGAGGACGCCATCGCCCGCTCGACGCGGGACGAGGCCCAGCGCCTCGCGCGGATCGCCGCGCAGGGCTGA
- a CDS encoding nucleobase:cation symporter-2 family protein, protein MRTVTSGLQHVAAMYAGVVAPPMIVGPAVGLGARDTAFLMGASLFTAGIATLLQTLGFWRVGARLPFVNGVSFAGVTPMIAIGKDRGYDGIAVIFGAIIVASLLGFLVTPYFCKLVRFFPPVVTGTVITLIGVSLLPVAFTWSQGGNSGAADYGSAKNIGMAALTFAIVLALRKLLRGFLQQIAILLGLVAGTLIAIPLGMANFDAVKDADLMGFPAPFHFGAPQFEIAAIISMCIVMLVCMTESTADMLALGRIVDRPADERTIEGGLRADTLGSAVSPLFNGFMCSAFAQNIGLVAMTKVRSRYVVAAGGGILILLGLCPVAASVIALVPLPVLGGAGIVLFGSVAASGIQTLATAALEKGENALIVAAALGVGLIPIAAPEFYHAFPKELLVVLDSGISTGCVVAIVLNLAFNHLGRKRSPDAVTPPAPAPAPTA, encoded by the coding sequence CTGCGGACGGTCACCAGCGGCCTCCAGCACGTGGCCGCCATGTACGCCGGCGTCGTCGCCCCGCCGATGATCGTGGGGCCCGCGGTCGGCCTCGGAGCCAGGGACACCGCGTTCCTGATGGGCGCCAGCCTCTTCACCGCGGGCATCGCCACCCTGCTCCAGACACTGGGCTTCTGGCGGGTCGGGGCACGCCTCCCCTTCGTCAACGGCGTCTCCTTCGCCGGAGTGACGCCCATGATCGCCATCGGCAAGGACCGGGGCTACGACGGCATCGCCGTCATCTTCGGAGCGATCATCGTCGCCAGCCTGCTGGGCTTCCTGGTCACCCCGTACTTCTGCAAACTCGTGCGGTTCTTCCCGCCCGTCGTCACCGGCACCGTCATCACGCTCATCGGCGTCTCGCTGCTCCCGGTGGCCTTCACCTGGTCACAGGGCGGCAACTCGGGGGCCGCCGACTACGGTTCGGCGAAGAACATCGGCATGGCCGCTCTCACCTTCGCCATCGTGCTGGCGCTGCGCAAACTGCTCCGCGGCTTCCTCCAGCAGATCGCCATCCTGCTCGGCCTCGTCGCCGGCACCCTCATCGCGATCCCGCTCGGCATGGCGAACTTCGACGCCGTCAAGGACGCGGACCTCATGGGCTTCCCCGCTCCGTTCCACTTCGGCGCCCCGCAGTTCGAGATCGCCGCGATCATCTCCATGTGCATCGTGATGCTCGTCTGCATGACCGAGTCCACGGCCGACATGCTCGCCCTCGGCAGGATCGTCGACCGGCCCGCCGACGAGCGGACCATCGAGGGCGGACTGCGCGCCGACACCCTCGGCAGCGCCGTCAGCCCGCTCTTCAACGGCTTCATGTGCAGCGCCTTCGCCCAGAACATCGGCCTCGTCGCCATGACCAAGGTGCGCAGCCGCTACGTCGTCGCGGCCGGCGGCGGCATCCTCATCCTGCTCGGCCTCTGCCCGGTCGCCGCCTCCGTCATCGCGCTCGTCCCGCTGCCGGTGCTCGGCGGCGCGGGCATCGTCCTCTTCGGCTCGGTCGCCGCGAGCGGCATCCAGACACTGGCCACCGCCGCACTGGAGAAGGGGGAGAACGCGCTGATCGTGGCGGCCGCCCTCGGGGTCGGACTGATCCCGATCGCGGCGCCGGAGTTCTACCACGCCTTTCCGAAGGAGCTTCTGGTGGTGCTCGACTCGGGCATCTCCACGGGATGTGTGGTGGCGATCGTGCTCAACCTCGCCTTCAACCACCTGGGGAGGAAGCGGAGCCCCGACGCCGTCACACCTCCGGCTCCGGCTCCGGCTCCCACCGCATGA
- a CDS encoding 3'-5' exoribonuclease domain-containing protein: protein MSSRPPHRVKPSLYVSVDIEADGPIPGPYSMLSLGAAVAGRQDAQGFVPAGDPAARTFYRELRPISEEFVPEALAVSGLDRAHLVRDGSEPAAAMAEFAAWVRDEAAEAGAQPVMCGYPASYDWTFLYWYLIRFTGESPFGHSGCLDMKTLYATKARLPLRAVAKGTMPRELLSRRRHTHHALDDAIEQAELFGNLMRWEPEPEPEV from the coding sequence ATGTCCTCGCGTCCACCACACCGTGTGAAACCCAGCCTCTACGTCTCCGTCGACATCGAGGCCGACGGGCCGATCCCGGGCCCGTACTCGATGCTCAGCCTCGGCGCGGCGGTGGCGGGGCGGCAGGACGCGCAGGGGTTCGTGCCGGCCGGGGACCCCGCGGCCCGCACCTTCTACCGCGAGCTGCGCCCCATCAGCGAGGAGTTCGTGCCGGAGGCGCTCGCGGTGAGCGGCCTCGACCGTGCGCATCTGGTCCGCGACGGCAGCGAACCGGCCGCCGCGATGGCCGAGTTCGCGGCGTGGGTACGGGACGAGGCGGCCGAGGCCGGCGCGCAGCCGGTGATGTGCGGCTATCCGGCCTCGTACGACTGGACCTTCCTCTACTGGTATCTGATCCGGTTCACCGGTGAGAGCCCGTTCGGGCACTCGGGCTGCCTCGACATGAAGACGCTGTACGCGACGAAGGCGCGCCTTCCGCTGAGGGCCGTCGCCAAGGGAACGATGCCGCGTGAGCTGCTGTCCCGGCGACGGCACACCCATCACGCGCTGGACGACGCGATCGAGCAGGCGGAGCTGTTCGGCAACCTCATGCGGTGGGAGCCGGAGCCGGAGCCGGAGGTGTGA
- a CDS encoding trimeric intracellular cation channel family protein produces the protein MVADLTGIFIFAVTGALVAVRKRFDVFGIAALAEITALGGGIFRDLVIGDVPPAAFRDMGYFITPLVAAALVYFLHPAVRRIGGAVQVVDAAGLALFSVSGTVKAAVWGIEPFHAAAIGVATAVGGGVLRDLLAGEIPSLLRRDREMYALPSVLAAGIVAVLLRSGLLGPVSSGAAMLAAFALRLLALRYGWRGPLAWKGEEAAETAGGREPGPRPRTG, from the coding sequence ATGGTGGCGGACCTCACGGGCATCTTCATCTTCGCCGTCACCGGGGCGCTGGTCGCCGTCCGGAAGCGGTTCGACGTGTTCGGCATCGCCGCACTCGCCGAGATCACGGCGCTGGGGGGCGGGATCTTCCGTGACCTCGTCATCGGGGACGTGCCACCCGCGGCCTTCCGGGACATGGGCTACTTCATCACTCCGCTCGTCGCGGCCGCCCTCGTCTACTTCCTCCATCCGGCAGTCAGGCGCATCGGCGGCGCGGTGCAGGTCGTGGACGCGGCGGGGCTCGCGCTGTTCTCCGTCTCGGGCACGGTGAAGGCCGCCGTGTGGGGCATCGAGCCGTTCCACGCGGCCGCGATCGGGGTCGCGACCGCCGTGGGCGGCGGGGTGCTGCGGGATCTCCTCGCGGGCGAGATCCCCTCCTTGCTGCGGCGCGACCGCGAGATGTACGCGCTGCCGTCCGTCCTCGCGGCGGGCATCGTGGCGGTGCTGCTCCGGTCCGGGCTGCTCGGTCCGGTCAGCAGCGGCGCGGCCATGCTGGCCGCCTTCGCCCTGCGGCTGCTGGCGCTCCGCTACGGCTGGCGCGGTCCGCTCGCCTGGAAGGGCGAGGAGGCCGCCGAAACGGCCGGTGGCCGCGAGCCCGGACCCCGCCCCCGGACCGGCTGA
- a CDS encoding TIGR03086 family metal-binding protein, translating to MNLTNTSAGILDLGPVAAEMARLAKGVDDARLGDPTPCPAYAVRDLLAHVVVLSRAFRDAARKDLGPTTDTDPDTFTPVLPDDWRTALPGTLDELVAAWRDPSAWEGGTRAGGVRLPGAVAGRVALNELLVHGWDLARATGREYGSEHGPDEASLAASYALLAPAGDDPAREGLFGTVVPVPDGAPLLDRVIGLSGRRPDWSPGSGA from the coding sequence ATGAACCTGACGAACACATCCGCCGGCATCCTGGACCTCGGGCCCGTCGCCGCCGAGATGGCGCGGCTGGCGAAGGGGGTCGACGACGCCCGCCTCGGGGATCCGACGCCCTGCCCCGCCTACGCCGTACGGGATCTCCTCGCCCATGTCGTCGTGCTGTCGAGGGCCTTCCGCGACGCCGCGCGCAAGGACCTGGGTCCGACGACGGACACCGACCCGGACACGTTCACCCCGGTCCTGCCGGACGACTGGCGTACGGCGCTCCCCGGCACCCTCGACGAGCTGGTGGCGGCGTGGCGCGATCCGTCCGCCTGGGAGGGCGGGACCCGGGCCGGGGGCGTCAGGCTGCCGGGCGCGGTCGCGGGCCGGGTCGCGCTGAACGAACTGCTCGTCCACGGCTGGGACCTGGCCCGCGCCACGGGCCGGGAGTACGGCTCCGAGCACGGCCCGGACGAGGCGAGCCTGGCGGCCTCCTACGCCCTGCTGGCACCCGCCGGGGACGACCCGGCCCGCGAGGGCCTCTTCGGCACCGTGGTTCCCGTCCCCGACGGCGCGCCCCTGCTCGACCGGGTCATCGGCCTGAGCGGCCGCCGCCCGGACTGGTCCCCGGGGAGCGGGGCGTAG
- a CDS encoding SelT/SelW/SelH family protein has translation MQIEYCTQCRWLPRAAWLAQELLGTFDRSELTEVGLKPGIGGVFVVRVDGDVVWDRREQGFPEPTAVKRTVRDRVAPGKSLGHADR, from the coding sequence GTGCAGATCGAGTACTGCACCCAGTGCCGCTGGCTGCCCCGCGCCGCCTGGCTCGCCCAGGAACTCCTCGGCACCTTCGACCGGTCCGAGCTCACCGAGGTCGGGCTGAAGCCGGGCATCGGCGGCGTCTTCGTCGTACGGGTCGACGGCGACGTCGTCTGGGACCGCCGGGAGCAGGGCTTTCCGGAGCCGACCGCGGTGAAACGGACCGTCAGGGACCGGGTGGCGCCCGGGAAGAGCCTGGGGCACGCCGACCGATAG
- a CDS encoding fibronectin type III domain-containing protein encodes MQRPLLLPVLLCTTALLLTACGGDAAAKDTHSPSAPRGVTAQASSATSVHVMWEPATDDTGVSAYEVFRAGTKVKSVPAPKHMIDVDGLAPSSPYTFTVRALDAAGNASPHSASIPVTTLVPTVEDRRPPSTPGAPKGSVEGTRAVTLTWGRSTDDEAVTSYDIYQADSRIHTAPGTTTTARITGLRPGTVYTFTVRARDAADNSSPDSAPLDLTTAPAEGAGPSTAPTSLTATARADGAAHTIDLAWTPPKTGAPVKEHQLYLNGAFATTIVWGTEPPPGRATYSFTVTDKPGTRYSVKLRAKLPDGNWGDFSAQRTVVIG; translated from the coding sequence GTGCAACGCCCCCTGCTCTTGCCCGTGTTGCTGTGCACCACCGCACTCCTGCTCACCGCCTGCGGTGGCGATGCCGCGGCCAAGGACACCCACAGCCCTTCCGCTCCGCGCGGCGTCACCGCGCAGGCGAGCAGCGCCACCTCCGTGCACGTCATGTGGGAGCCGGCCACGGACGACACGGGCGTCAGCGCCTACGAGGTCTTCCGCGCCGGCACGAAGGTGAAGTCGGTCCCCGCCCCCAAGCACATGATCGACGTCGACGGCCTCGCGCCCTCGTCCCCGTACACCTTCACCGTCCGCGCCCTCGACGCCGCCGGCAACGCCTCGCCGCACAGCGCCTCGATCCCCGTGACGACGCTCGTCCCGACCGTCGAGGACCGCCGCCCGCCGAGCACGCCCGGTGCCCCGAAGGGCAGCGTCGAGGGGACCCGGGCGGTCACCCTCACCTGGGGACGCTCGACCGACGACGAGGCCGTCACCTCGTACGACATCTACCAGGCCGACTCCCGCATCCACACCGCGCCGGGCACCACGACCACCGCCCGCATCACCGGCCTGCGCCCCGGCACCGTCTACACCTTCACGGTCCGCGCCCGCGACGCCGCGGACAACTCCTCACCCGACAGCGCCCCGCTCGACCTCACCACCGCCCCCGCCGAGGGAGCGGGTCCGAGCACGGCCCCGACGTCCCTGACCGCCACCGCCCGCGCCGACGGCGCCGCCCACACGATCGACCTGGCCTGGACCCCGCCGAAGACGGGCGCCCCGGTCAAGGAGCACCAGCTCTATCTCAACGGCGCGTTCGCCACGACGATCGTCTGGGGCACCGAACCCCCGCCCGGCCGGGCGACCTACAGCTTCACCGTCACCGACAAGCCCGGCACCCGCTACTCGGTCAAACTCCGCGCGAAGCTCCCGGACGGGAACTGGGGGGACTTCTCGGCCCAGCGCACGGTCGTCATCGGCTAG
- the aceB gene encoding malate synthase A yields MSAPAPSPLAIVEAQPLPRQEEVLTDAALAFVAELHRRFTPRRDELLARRAERRAEIARTSALDFLPDTARIREDESWKVAPAPAALDDRRVEITGPTDRKMTINALNSGARVWLADFEDASAPTWENVVLGQLNMVDAYERRIDFTDPRSGKSYALRPAEELATVVMRPRGWHLEERHLRFDGRPVPGALVDFGLYFFHNAKRLIELGKGPYFYLPKTESHLEARLWNDIFVFAQDYVGVPQGTVRATVLIETITAAYEMEEILYELRDHASGLNAGRWDYLFSIVKNFRDGGAKFVLPDRNAVTMTAPFMRAYTELLVRTCHKRGAHAIGGMAAFIPSRKDPEVNRVAFEKVKADKDREAADGFDGSWVAHPDLVPIALASFDAVLGDRPNQKDRLREDVHVTAADLIDIASLDAHPTYEGLRNAVQVGIRYIEAWLRGLGAVAIFNLMEDAATAEISRSQIWQWINAGVVFENGRTATPELAREVAAEELTAIREEIGEDAFAAGKWQQAHDLLLHVALDADYADFLTLPAYEQLTG; encoded by the coding sequence ATGTCCGCACCAGCGCCGTCGCCGCTGGCCATCGTCGAAGCCCAGCCACTGCCCCGGCAGGAGGAGGTGCTGACCGACGCGGCACTCGCCTTCGTCGCCGAGCTGCACCGGCGGTTCACGCCCCGGCGCGACGAGCTCCTCGCCCGCCGGGCGGAGCGCCGCGCCGAGATCGCCCGCACCAGCGCCCTCGACTTCCTCCCGGACACCGCGCGGATCCGCGAGGACGAGTCCTGGAAGGTCGCCCCGGCACCGGCCGCGCTCGACGACCGGCGCGTCGAGATCACCGGCCCGACCGACCGCAAGATGACCATCAACGCCCTCAACTCGGGCGCGCGGGTCTGGCTCGCGGACTTCGAGGACGCCTCCGCCCCCACCTGGGAGAACGTGGTCCTCGGCCAGCTCAACATGGTCGACGCCTATGAGCGCCGCATCGACTTCACCGACCCCCGCTCCGGCAAGTCGTACGCCCTGCGCCCGGCGGAGGAGCTCGCCACGGTCGTCATGCGCCCCCGCGGCTGGCACCTGGAGGAGCGCCACCTGCGCTTCGACGGCCGTCCGGTGCCGGGCGCCCTGGTCGACTTCGGGCTGTACTTCTTCCACAACGCCAAGCGGCTCATCGAGCTCGGCAAGGGACCGTACTTCTATCTGCCGAAGACGGAGTCGCACCTGGAGGCCCGCCTCTGGAACGACATCTTCGTCTTCGCCCAGGACTACGTGGGCGTTCCGCAGGGCACCGTCCGCGCCACCGTGCTGATCGAGACGATCACGGCCGCGTACGAGATGGAGGAGATCCTCTACGAGCTGCGCGACCACGCCTCCGGACTCAACGCCGGACGCTGGGACTACCTCTTCTCCATCGTCAAGAACTTCCGTGACGGCGGCGCCAAGTTCGTCCTCCCGGACCGCAACGCGGTGACGATGACGGCCCCGTTCATGCGCGCTTACACCGAACTCCTCGTCCGCACCTGCCACAAGCGCGGGGCCCACGCGATCGGCGGCATGGCGGCGTTCATCCCCTCCCGCAAGGACCCCGAGGTCAACCGGGTGGCCTTCGAGAAGGTCAAGGCCGACAAGGACCGCGAGGCGGCCGACGGCTTCGACGGCTCCTGGGTCGCCCACCCTGACCTGGTCCCGATCGCCTTGGCCTCCTTCGACGCGGTCCTCGGCGACAGGCCCAACCAGAAGGACCGCCTCCGTGAGGACGTCCACGTCACGGCCGCCGACCTCATCGACATCGCCTCCCTGGACGCCCACCCCACCTACGAGGGCCTGCGCAACGCGGTCCAGGTCGGCATCCGCTACATCGAGGCGTGGCTCCGCGGTCTCGGAGCCGTCGCCATCTTCAACCTGATGGAGGACGCCGCCACCGCCGAGATCTCCCGCTCCCAGATCTGGCAGTGGATCAACGCGGGCGTCGTCTTCGAGAACGGCAGGACCGCGACGCCCGAACTGGCCCGCGAGGTCGCGGCGGAGGAACTCACCGCGATCCGTGAGGAGATCGGCGAGGACGCCTTCGCGGCCGGCAAGTGGCAGCAGGCCCACGACCTGCTGCTGCACGTCGCCCTGGACGCCGACTACGCGGACTTCCTGACGCTGCCGGCGTACGAGCAGCTGACCGGCTGA
- a CDS encoding NTP transferase domain-containing protein, whose translation MAHTSDRPQVAGLVLAAGGGRRLGGRPKALLEYRGRPLVENAVRVLRAGGCRSVHVVLGAEAQRVLGKADLAGCVVSVNADWEEGMGSSLRTGLASLTAAGEGERPDAVLVSLVDQPGIGAAAVARVVAACESASALVAAAYDGRRGHPVLFGASRWATVAERASGDRGARDYLREHEKEITLVECGDVAEAYDIDTPGDLAHLE comes from the coding sequence ATGGCTCACACTTCGGACAGACCGCAGGTTGCGGGGCTGGTTCTGGCGGCGGGCGGCGGGCGGCGACTGGGCGGCCGCCCGAAGGCGCTGCTGGAGTACCGCGGCCGCCCTCTGGTCGAGAACGCGGTACGGGTGCTGCGGGCCGGCGGCTGCCGTTCGGTGCACGTGGTCCTGGGCGCGGAAGCGCAGCGGGTGCTGGGGAAGGCCGATCTCGCGGGCTGCGTCGTCTCGGTGAACGCGGACTGGGAGGAGGGCATGGGCTCCTCGCTCCGTACCGGCCTGGCGTCCCTGACGGCCGCGGGCGAGGGCGAGCGCCCGGACGCGGTCCTCGTCTCCCTGGTGGACCAGCCGGGGATCGGCGCGGCCGCGGTGGCCCGGGTGGTGGCCGCCTGCGAGTCGGCGTCGGCGCTGGTGGCGGCTGCGTACGACGGGCGCCGGGGCCATCCGGTGCTGTTCGGGGCGAGCCGGTGGGCGACCGTCGCGGAGCGCGCTTCGGGCGACCGGGGCGCCCGGGACTACCTCAGGGAACACGAGAAGGAGATCACGCTGGTCGAGTGCGGAGACGTGGCGGAGGCGTACGACATCGACACCCCCGGGGATCTGGCGCACCTTGAGTGA